From a region of the Anomalospiza imberbis isolate Cuckoo-Finch-1a 21T00152 chromosome 3, ASM3175350v1, whole genome shotgun sequence genome:
- the FSHR gene encoding follicle-stimulating hormone receptor isoform X12, protein MRVIPKGAFTGLVDLEKMLISNTGLRFLPAVHKVHSFQKVLLFYCILFFRDIQDNINIRTIERNSFMGLSSESVILWLNKNGIQDIEDHAFNGTYLDELNLSDNHHLEKLPNEVFQGANGPIVLDISSTKISFLPSHGLELIKKLRARSTYNLKKLPDLSKFRSLIEANFTYPSHCCAFTNWKRQKSELHPICSISHVKQDFEEKPGKKLQRRSAAEDYISNYGIGFDPAENEFDYGLCNEVVNVACSPKPDAFNPCEDIMGYNILRVLIWFINILAITGNTVVLIILISSQYKLTVPRFLMCNLAFADLCIGIYLLFIASVDIQTKSQYYNYAIDWQTGAGCNAAGFFTVFASELSVYTLTVITVERWHTITYAMQLHRKLRLRHAVIVMIFGWVFAFTVALLPIFGVSSYMKVSICLPMDIETPFAQAYVMFLLVLNVLAFVVICVCYTCIYFTVRNPNVVSSNSDTKIAKRMAILIFTDFLCMAPISFFAISASLKVPLITVSNSKILLVLFYPINSCANPFLYAIFTKTFRRDFFILLSKFGCCEMQAQIYRTEISSSAHTFHTRNGHCPPVSKNGDGTIYSLVPLNHLN, encoded by the exons GTTAATATCAAACACTGGCCTTCGGTTTTTACCTGCTGTCCACAAGGTTCACTCTTTCCAGAAGGTTTTGCT TTtctattgtattttatttttcagagataTTCAAGACAATATCAATATACGTACAATTGAAAGAAATTCATTCATGGGCCTGAGTTCTGAAAGTGTGATTCT ATGGCTCAATAAAAATGGAATTCAGGATATTGAGGATCATGCATTTAATGGAACATACCTGGATGAGCT AAATCTAAGTGATAATCACCACCTAGAAAAATTACCAAATGAGGTCTTCCAGGGAGCCAATGGACCCATTGTTTT GGATATTTCCAGCACGAAAATCAGTTTCCTGCCAAGTCATGGATTAGAACTCATTAAGAAGCTAAGAGCAAGGTCTACATACAATTTAAAAAAGCTTCCTGACTTAAGCAAATTTAGATCTTTGATTGAGGCAAACTTCACGTATCCTAGCCATTGCTGTGCATTTACAAACTGGAAAAGACAAAA GAGTGAATTACATCCGATATGTAGCATATCTCACGTGAAGCAAGACTTTGAGGAGAAACCTGGCAAAAAACTACAGAGAAGGTCTGCAGCTGAAGATTACATTTCCAACTACGGCATAGGATTTGACCCAGCAGAGAATGAATTTGACTATGGTTTATGCAATGAAGTAGTTAATGTAGCCTGCTCTCCTAAACCTGATGCTTTCAACCCGTGTGAAGATATCATGGGATACAACATTCTGAGAGTCCTGATATGGTTCATCAACATCTTAGCTATTACTGGGAACACTGTTGTCCTCATCATTTTAATAAGCAGTCAATACAAACTCACCGTTCCTCGCTTTCTAATGTGCAATCTCGCCTTTGCAGACCTCTGCATAGGGATCTACCTGCTGTTTATCGCCTCTGTGGACATCCAGACCAAAAGCCAGTACTACAACTACGCCATAGACTGGCAGACTGGGGCAGGGTGCAACGCTGCAGGGTTTTTCACAGTGTTTGCGAGCGAGCTCTCAGTCTACACGCTGACGGTGATCACCGTGGAGCGCTGGCACACCATCACCTACGCCATGCAGCTGCACCGCAAGTTGCGCTTGCGTCATGCCGTGATCGTCATGATTTTTGGCTGGGTGTTTGCCTTCACAGTAGCGCTCCTTCCCATATTTGGGGTCAGCAGCTACATGAAGGTCAGCATCTGTCTGCCCATGGATATAGAGACACCGTTTGCCCAGGCTTACGTTATGTTTCTCTTAGTGCTCAATGTACTCGCGTTCGTCGTGATTTGCGTCTGCTACACCTGCATCTACTTCACCGTGCGCAACCCCAACGTCGTCTCTTCCAACAGTGACACCAAGATTGCCAAGCGCATGGCCATACTGATCTTCACCGACTTCCTCTGCATGGCACCAATATCTTTCTTTGCCATATCGGCCTCGCTCAAGGTTCCTCTTATCACAGTGTCCAACTCCAAGATcctcctggttttgttttaccCCATCAACTCCTGCGCAAACCCTTTCCTCTACGCCATTTTCACCAAGACTTTCCGCAGGGATTTCTTCATTCTCTTGAGCAAGTTTGGTTGCTGTGAAATGCAAGCCCAGATTTACAGAACAGAGATCTCCTCATCTGCTCATACTTTCCACACAAGAAATGGCCATTGCCCTCCTGTATCAAAAAACGGTGATGGCACTATTTATTCTTTGGTTCCCCTGAATCACTTAAACTGA
- the FSHR gene encoding follicle-stimulating hormone receptor isoform X11: protein MRVIPKGAFTGLVDLEKIEISQNDALEVIEANVFSNLPKLHEIRIEKANNLVYIDKDAFQHLPSLRYLLISNTGLRFLPAVHKVHSFQKVLLFYCILFFRDIQDNINIRTIERNSFMGLSSESVILWLNKNGIQDIEDHAFNGTYLDELNLSDNHHLEKLPNEVFQGANGPIVLDISSTKISFLPSHGLELIKKLRARSTYNLKKLPDLSKFRSLIEANFTYPSHCCAFTNWKRQKSELHPICSISHVKQDFEEKPGKKLQRRSAAEDYISNYGIGFDPAENEFDYGLCNEVVNVACSPKPDAFNPCEDIMGYNILRVLIWFINILAITGNTVVLIILISSQYKLTVPRFLMCNLAFADLCIGIYLLFIASVDIQTKSQYYNYAIDWQTGAGCNAAGFFTVFASELSVYTLTVITVERWHTITYAMQLHRKLRLRHAVIVMIFGWVFAFTVALLPIFGVSSYMKVSICLPMDIETPFAQAYVMFLLVLNVLAFVVICVCYTCIYFTVRNPNVVSSNSDTKIAKRMAILIFTDFLCMAPISFFAISASLKVPLITVSNSKILLVLFYPINSCANPFLYAIFTKTFRRDFFILLSKFGCCEMQAQIYRTEISSSAHTFHTRNGHCPPVSKNGDGTIYSLVPLNHLN, encoded by the exons AGAGATCTCACAGAATGATGCCTTGGAGGTCATAGAAGCAAATGTGTTTTCCAACCTTCCCAAACTACATGAAAT AAGAATTGAGAAAGCCAACAACCTCGTGTACATCGATAAAGATGCCTTCCAACACCTTCCGAGCCTCAGATATTT GTTAATATCAAACACTGGCCTTCGGTTTTTACCTGCTGTCCACAAGGTTCACTCTTTCCAGAAGGTTTTGCT TTtctattgtattttatttttcagagataTTCAAGACAATATCAATATACGTACAATTGAAAGAAATTCATTCATGGGCCTGAGTTCTGAAAGTGTGATTCT ATGGCTCAATAAAAATGGAATTCAGGATATTGAGGATCATGCATTTAATGGAACATACCTGGATGAGCT AAATCTAAGTGATAATCACCACCTAGAAAAATTACCAAATGAGGTCTTCCAGGGAGCCAATGGACCCATTGTTTT GGATATTTCCAGCACGAAAATCAGTTTCCTGCCAAGTCATGGATTAGAACTCATTAAGAAGCTAAGAGCAAGGTCTACATACAATTTAAAAAAGCTTCCTGACTTAAGCAAATTTAGATCTTTGATTGAGGCAAACTTCACGTATCCTAGCCATTGCTGTGCATTTACAAACTGGAAAAGACAAAA GAGTGAATTACATCCGATATGTAGCATATCTCACGTGAAGCAAGACTTTGAGGAGAAACCTGGCAAAAAACTACAGAGAAGGTCTGCAGCTGAAGATTACATTTCCAACTACGGCATAGGATTTGACCCAGCAGAGAATGAATTTGACTATGGTTTATGCAATGAAGTAGTTAATGTAGCCTGCTCTCCTAAACCTGATGCTTTCAACCCGTGTGAAGATATCATGGGATACAACATTCTGAGAGTCCTGATATGGTTCATCAACATCTTAGCTATTACTGGGAACACTGTTGTCCTCATCATTTTAATAAGCAGTCAATACAAACTCACCGTTCCTCGCTTTCTAATGTGCAATCTCGCCTTTGCAGACCTCTGCATAGGGATCTACCTGCTGTTTATCGCCTCTGTGGACATCCAGACCAAAAGCCAGTACTACAACTACGCCATAGACTGGCAGACTGGGGCAGGGTGCAACGCTGCAGGGTTTTTCACAGTGTTTGCGAGCGAGCTCTCAGTCTACACGCTGACGGTGATCACCGTGGAGCGCTGGCACACCATCACCTACGCCATGCAGCTGCACCGCAAGTTGCGCTTGCGTCATGCCGTGATCGTCATGATTTTTGGCTGGGTGTTTGCCTTCACAGTAGCGCTCCTTCCCATATTTGGGGTCAGCAGCTACATGAAGGTCAGCATCTGTCTGCCCATGGATATAGAGACACCGTTTGCCCAGGCTTACGTTATGTTTCTCTTAGTGCTCAATGTACTCGCGTTCGTCGTGATTTGCGTCTGCTACACCTGCATCTACTTCACCGTGCGCAACCCCAACGTCGTCTCTTCCAACAGTGACACCAAGATTGCCAAGCGCATGGCCATACTGATCTTCACCGACTTCCTCTGCATGGCACCAATATCTTTCTTTGCCATATCGGCCTCGCTCAAGGTTCCTCTTATCACAGTGTCCAACTCCAAGATcctcctggttttgttttaccCCATCAACTCCTGCGCAAACCCTTTCCTCTACGCCATTTTCACCAAGACTTTCCGCAGGGATTTCTTCATTCTCTTGAGCAAGTTTGGTTGCTGTGAAATGCAAGCCCAGATTTACAGAACAGAGATCTCCTCATCTGCTCATACTTTCCACACAAGAAATGGCCATTGCCCTCCTGTATCAAAAAACGGTGATGGCACTATTTATTCTTTGGTTCCCCTGAATCACTTAAACTGA